A stretch of the Caminicella sporogenes DSM 14501 genome encodes the following:
- a CDS encoding MBL fold metallo-hydrolase has translation MKITILGNCGPYPSAGGACSGYLLEDGENKILIDCGNGVLSRLLEKINNLDEITAVILTHLHSDHISDAMVLRYAVGINKEKGMLNKSIPLFAPAKPTEIFESLQFKDAFVLNTIDESTVLNFGDMQISFKLMVHPVETYGVVVQKGLKKFVYSSDTKYCNAVEEIAKDADLFLCECNVMEIDKTEDTYHLSGKDVGQIANISKVKRVLITHLWPEYNFNDVLNEVKSIFDGDVEIAEEFKTYEV, from the coding sequence ATGAAGATAACTATATTGGGTAATTGCGGACCATATCCTTCGGCAGGTGGAGCATGCTCTGGATATTTACTTGAAGATGGAGAAAATAAAATTTTGATAGATTGTGGAAATGGAGTTTTGAGTAGACTATTAGAAAAAATTAATAATTTAGATGAGATTACTGCTGTAATTTTAACTCATTTGCACAGCGATCATATTTCTGATGCAATGGTTTTAAGGTATGCGGTTGGTATTAATAAAGAAAAAGGTATGTTAAATAAGAGTATTCCTCTTTTTGCACCTGCAAAGCCGACAGAAATTTTTGAAAGCTTACAGTTTAAAGATGCTTTTGTATTAAATACTATAGATGAGTCTACTGTTCTTAATTTTGGAGATATGCAGATTAGTTTTAAGCTTATGGTGCATCCAGTTGAAACTTATGGAGTTGTAGTTCAAAAAGGTTTGAAGAAATTTGTTTATTCAAGTGATACAAAATACTGCAATGCAGTAGAAGAAATTGCTAAAGATGCTGATTTATTTTTATGTGAGTGCAATGTAATGGAAATAGATAAAACTGAAGATACATATCATTTATCTGGTAAAGATGTAGGACAAATTGCCAACATTTCAAAAGTAAAAAGGGTTTTAATAACTCATTTATGGCCTGAATATAATTTTAATGATGTTTTAAACGAAGTAAAATCTATTTTCGATGGGGATGTTGAAATAGCAGAAGAATTTAAAACTTATGAAGTGTAG
- a CDS encoding YibE/F family protein, whose product MMKKICIFVAMFILTLFSVYAEDEYKVYDAKGIVLDVINEEDMNNESINTVQNVKLKILTGKYKGEIFHIKNVQSGNPVYDIPVQKGDKVIVMLEELADGNVEVNIADYVRDEYIFYLIGIFTLILLFIGKFKGLKTLITLIITMIGIFKILLPLMLKGYNPIILTVLISTFITVISIFIISGIGRKSISAILGTISGVVIAGILAFIIGGRVKLTGLSAEEAAMLLYIPQNVKFNFQYLLFSGILLGALGAVMDVSMSIASSIEEINKINRNMTVKELFLSGMNIGKDIMGTMANTLILAYTGSSIPLILLFMAYDTSLLKIINLDIVATEIIRSLSGSIGLISTIPITAITAAFLMKKN is encoded by the coding sequence ATGATGAAAAAAATATGCATATTTGTGGCAATGTTTATTTTAACTCTTTTTTCTGTTTATGCTGAAGATGAATATAAAGTTTATGATGCAAAGGGAATAGTTTTAGATGTAATTAATGAAGAAGATATGAATAATGAAAGTATTAATACAGTTCAGAACGTAAAGCTAAAAATATTAACAGGTAAATATAAAGGTGAGATTTTTCATATTAAGAATGTTCAATCTGGAAATCCTGTATATGATATACCTGTCCAAAAGGGTGATAAAGTAATAGTTATGCTAGAAGAGCTTGCTGATGGAAATGTAGAAGTAAATATTGCAGACTATGTAAGGGATGAATACATATTTTATTTAATAGGTATTTTTACATTAATTTTACTTTTTATTGGAAAATTTAAAGGATTAAAAACATTAATTACATTGATAATTACTATGATTGGTATATTTAAAATCTTATTACCTCTTATGTTGAAGGGATATAATCCTATCATTTTGACTGTACTGATTTCGACATTTATAACTGTTATTTCAATTTTTATAATATCTGGCATTGGAAGGAAGAGTATTTCAGCAATATTGGGAACAATATCTGGAGTTGTTATAGCAGGTATTCTTGCTTTTATTATAGGTGGCAGAGTGAAATTAACCGGATTATCAGCAGAAGAAGCTGCTATGCTGTTGTATATTCCTCAAAATGTAAAATTTAATTTTCAATATTTACTATTTTCGGGAATACTTTTAGGGGCTCTTGGAGCGGTAATGGATGTAAGTATGTCTATAGCATCATCTATTGAAGAAATAAATAAAATTAATAGGAATATGACAGTAAAAGAGCTTTTTTTGAGTGGAATGAATATTGGAAAAGATATCATGGGAACTATGGCAAATACATTGATATTAGCATATACAGGAAGTTCTATTCCGCTAATACTATTATTTATGGCATACGATACATCTTTGTTGAAAATCATTAATTTAGATATAGTTGCAACAGAGATAATACGTTCTCTATCAGGTAGTATAGGGTTGATTTCTACTATTCCAATAACTGCAATAACAGCAGCATTTTTAATGAAAAAGAACTAG
- a CDS encoding DNA internalization-related competence protein ComEC/Rec2, translating to MPLNRRPLVILTISYIVGIIAEYYISFPIFILVVILLLSFIVLLIFVFTCSKNAYAILIFCFFILGTLNMNLNYTYNGKLQIFNNKEVKVIGNIVFLNQNTLDKYILYTEKIIYKNKFYKINEKVILKIFNHKKVNLNNKKVLIKGRFQAFKGPRNPKMFDYRLYLKSQKVYKIMYVKDFDIKIIGKADLSSLKTIKQNIKYILYKKVLKILGGNEGKVALSLIFGDKKIIDESLYDTFKNAGIAHILAISGLHFGILYLFIEQILKIFKIKNNIRVVVILIFIWFFAFLIGFKPSVFRAVSLLTLYLISNNIDRRYDLYASLSFICFTALLINPLILFNVGFQLSFVAVLSLGMFYNKIYSKLKYLPDFFAKLLASSIAVEIGIWPIIAYHFNIFSLWAVFFNIPVIFIIGYILPITLLFFVSTFINQTVAYFIGYIDEVLIKSLINISKLSSYVPFSKIDVISPNMYFIVFYYLSLIILFNMKEIAAKYKINKKSIVFIILCFLVLMINFKIKNELTMVFFDVGQGDCILIKTPMGKKILIDGGKSRDNNFLPHLLLKNQINKIDMIILTHVHSDHIGGVIDVLKMLNVKQIIIGSDDFLTDEFLELKRIIDKKKVKLIKVNMGEVITFEKDLKIKIIHPPLNIMKNTSDDINNNSLVNLLQFKDIKLLFTGDIHYEAERYIISHMDSVDIDILKVAHHGSDTSTSEQFLDFFTPDIAIIQVGKNVFGHPSEKVLKLLKENKVKVYRNDICGAVIIKTNGKNIKVYEFMNSYLRR from the coding sequence ATGCCATTAAATAGAAGACCTTTGGTTATACTTACTATTTCATATATTGTCGGAATAATAGCTGAGTATTATATTTCATTTCCAATATTTATTTTAGTGGTTATTTTGCTTTTGAGCTTTATAGTACTATTAATATTTGTTTTTACATGTAGTAAAAATGCATATGCAATATTAATATTTTGTTTTTTTATTTTAGGTACATTAAATATGAATTTAAATTATACTTATAATGGAAAATTACAAATATTTAACAATAAAGAAGTCAAAGTAATAGGTAATATTGTATTTTTAAACCAAAATACATTAGATAAATATATACTTTATACAGAGAAGATTATTTATAAAAATAAATTCTACAAAATAAACGAAAAAGTTATTCTTAAAATATTCAATCACAAAAAAGTAAATTTAAACAATAAAAAAGTTTTAATTAAGGGAAGGTTTCAAGCTTTTAAAGGACCTAGAAATCCTAAAATGTTTGATTATAGACTGTATTTGAAATCTCAAAAAGTTTATAAGATAATGTATGTGAAAGACTTTGATATAAAAATTATTGGAAAGGCTGATTTGTCAAGTTTAAAAACAATAAAGCAAAATATAAAATATATTTTATATAAGAAAGTATTAAAAATTTTAGGTGGGAATGAAGGAAAAGTTGCTTTAAGTTTAATTTTTGGAGATAAGAAGATAATAGATGAAAGTTTATATGATACATTTAAAAATGCAGGAATTGCTCATATATTAGCTATATCAGGACTACATTTTGGCATATTATATTTATTTATCGAGCAAATTTTAAAAATTTTCAAAATAAAGAATAATATAAGGGTAGTTGTTATATTGATTTTTATTTGGTTTTTTGCATTTTTAATTGGGTTTAAACCTTCTGTATTTAGAGCTGTAAGTTTACTTACCCTTTATTTAATATCTAATAATATCGATAGAAGATATGATTTATATGCATCATTATCGTTTATTTGTTTTACAGCTCTTTTAATAAATCCACTTATATTATTTAATGTAGGATTTCAGCTATCTTTTGTTGCTGTATTATCGCTAGGGATGTTTTATAATAAAATTTATAGCAAATTGAAGTATTTACCTGATTTTTTTGCAAAGTTATTAGCTTCTTCTATTGCAGTAGAAATAGGGATATGGCCAATTATTGCTTATCACTTCAATATATTTTCACTTTGGGCAGTATTTTTCAATATACCGGTGATTTTTATTATAGGGTATATTTTGCCTATAACTTTATTATTTTTTGTAAGCACTTTTATTAATCAAACGGTTGCATATTTTATTGGGTATATAGATGAAGTTTTAATAAAGAGTTTGATAAATATATCTAAATTATCTAGTTATGTACCATTTAGTAAAATAGATGTAATTTCTCCGAATATGTATTTTATTGTGTTTTATTATTTATCTCTGATTATATTGTTTAATATGAAAGAAATTGCTGCTAAATATAAGATTAATAAAAAAAGTATTGTTTTTATAATATTGTGTTTTTTAGTTTTAATGATAAATTTTAAAATAAAAAATGAATTAACTATGGTATTTTTTGATGTTGGACAAGGGGATTGTATTTTGATTAAAACTCCAATGGGTAAAAAAATATTAATAGATGGTGGGAAGAGTAGGGATAACAATTTTTTACCTCATTTACTTCTTAAAAATCAAATAAACAAAATTGATATGATAATTTTAACTCACGTTCACAGTGACCATATTGGAGGAGTTATTGACGTTCTTAAAATGCTTAATGTTAAACAAATAATTATTGGTTCAGATGATTTTTTAACAGATGAATTTTTAGAGCTTAAAAGAATAATCGATAAAAAGAAAGTAAAATTAATAAAGGTAAATATGGGAGAAGTTATTACTTTTGAAAAAGATTTAAAAATAAAAATCATTCATCCGCCATTAAATATTATGAAAAATACGAGTGATGATATAAATAACAATTCTCTTGTTAATTTATTACAGTTTAAAGATATAAAGCTTTTGTTTACAGGTGATATACATTATGAAGCAGAAAGATATATAATATCTCATATGGATTCAGTTGATATAGATATATTAAAAGTAGCACACCATGGAAGTGATACATCTACAAGTGAACAATTTTTAGATTTTTTTACTCCGGACATTGCAATAATACAAGTCGGTAAAAATGTATTTGGACATCCGAGTGAAAAAGTTTTGAAATTGTTAAAGGAGAATAAAGTAAAAGTTTATAGAAATGATATTTGTGGAGCTGTTATAATAAAAACTAATGGGAAAAATATAAAAGTATACGAATTTATGAATAGTTATCTAAGGAGGTAA
- the gpr gene encoding GPR endopeptidase, which yields MFQIRTDLALEARELYREGKSGEVPGVEVEKSEIDEEVEVTRVKIIDEQGSSIMGKPKGSYITIECRKLKSADADLKDKVSKILAKEISKLLPKKENMSTLVVGLGNWNVTPDALGPQVVSKILVTRHLFKMYNKTQDPGMTSVSAISPGVMGITGIETGDVIKGIVEKSTPDLVIAIDALASRKMERVSSTIQIATTGISPGSGVGNSRKELSQKTLGVPVIAIGVPTVVDAATMTNDTIKMVIKALQQQADRESGFFKMLSELKDEDKYMLIREVLEPYGANVIVTTKEIDKIITDISQIIANAINIALHPGIDLKDVNRYLN from the coding sequence ATGTTTCAAATAAGAACAGATTTGGCATTAGAAGCTCGTGAATTATATAGAGAAGGAAAAAGTGGAGAAGTTCCCGGAGTTGAAGTAGAAAAGTCTGAAATAGATGAAGAAGTAGAAGTTACAAGAGTAAAAATAATTGACGAACAGGGCAGTAGTATAATGGGCAAGCCAAAGGGAAGTTATATAACTATAGAATGTAGAAAATTAAAAAGTGCTGATGCTGATTTAAAAGATAAAGTCAGTAAGATATTGGCTAAAGAGATTTCAAAACTTCTTCCTAAGAAAGAAAATATGAGTACATTAGTTGTAGGACTTGGAAATTGGAATGTTACACCTGATGCACTGGGACCACAGGTTGTATCAAAAATATTGGTAACTAGACATTTATTCAAAATGTATAACAAAACACAAGACCCGGGTATGACATCTGTTAGTGCAATATCGCCGGGAGTAATGGGCATAACTGGAATAGAAACTGGAGATGTAATAAAAGGAATAGTAGAAAAATCTACACCGGATTTAGTTATTGCTATTGATGCTTTAGCTTCAAGAAAGATGGAAAGAGTTAGCAGTACTATACAAATAGCAACTACTGGAATAAGTCCCGGTTCTGGAGTGGGAAATTCAAGAAAAGAGTTAAGTCAAAAGACATTGGGAGTTCCCGTAATTGCAATAGGTGTACCTACAGTTGTAGATGCTGCAACTATGACGAATGATACTATAAAAATGGTAATTAAAGCCTTACAGCAACAGGCAGATAGAGAAAGTGGATTTTTTAAAATGCTGAGCGAATTAAAAGATGAAGATAAATATATGCTTATACGAGAAGTTTTAGAGCCATATGGTGCAAATGTAATAGTTACAACAAAAGAAATAGATAAAATCATTACAGACATATCTCAAATAATTGCTAATGCAATTAATATTGCACTTCATCCGGGAATAGATTTAAAAGATGTAAATCGTTATCTTAATTAA
- the lepA gene encoding translation elongation factor 4, whose product MAKSRQENIRNFCIIAHIDHGKSTLADRLIEKTGLLTEREMKDQILDSMDLERERGITIKLQATRLIYKEDGEEYILNLIDTPGHVDFTYEVSRSLAACEGAILVVDASQGVEAQTLANVYLAVEQDLEIVPVINKIDLPSARPEEVKKEIEEVIGIEAENAPLISAKEGINIEEVLKAIVKYIPHPQGDEKAPLKALIFDSYYDSYKGAVAYVRIKEGTVKPGDKIMMMSSGKTFEVNEVGIFAPGPRPIEELRAGDVGYITASIKNVKNCRVGDTITHADNPCDKPLPGYKKATPMVYCGIYPAEGEKYENIRDALEKLQLNDAALEFEPETSVALGFGFRCGFLGLLHMEIIQQRLEREFDLDIITTSPSVIYKVVKSNGEEIMIQNPTNLPPQSEIAYMEEPIVEASIIIPNEYVGNVMELCQDRRGTLLNMEYLDQRRVVLHYELPLNEVIYDFFDALKSKTKGYGSFDYEFKEYRKSKLVKLDILLNKEVIDAFSLIVHESKAYSRGRIICEKLKEVIPRHMFAIPIQAAIGSKVIARETIKALRKDVLAKCYGGDISRKRKLLEKQKEGKKKMRQLGSVEVPQEAFLSVLKYDDKN is encoded by the coding sequence ATGGCTAAGAGTCGACAGGAAAATATACGAAATTTTTGTATAATAGCTCATATTGACCATGGCAAATCGACACTTGCAGATAGACTTATAGAAAAAACTGGTTTATTAACGGAAAGAGAAATGAAAGACCAGATTTTAGATAGTATGGATTTGGAAAGAGAGAGAGGAATAACTATAAAACTGCAGGCAACTAGATTGATTTATAAAGAAGATGGAGAAGAGTATATATTAAATTTAATAGATACACCCGGTCATGTGGATTTTACATATGAAGTTTCAAGAAGTTTAGCAGCATGTGAAGGAGCTATTTTAGTTGTAGACGCAAGTCAAGGAGTGGAAGCACAAACACTTGCTAATGTTTATCTTGCAGTTGAACAAGATCTTGAAATAGTGCCTGTAATAAATAAAATTGACTTACCTAGTGCAAGACCAGAAGAAGTTAAAAAAGAGATAGAGGAAGTTATAGGCATTGAAGCTGAAAATGCACCTCTTATTTCCGCAAAAGAAGGAATAAACATAGAAGAAGTTTTAAAAGCAATAGTAAAATATATTCCACATCCACAAGGAGATGAAAAAGCTCCTTTAAAAGCTTTAATATTTGATTCTTATTATGATAGTTATAAAGGTGCAGTAGCATATGTAAGGATAAAAGAGGGTACAGTTAAACCGGGAGATAAAATAATGATGATGTCTTCTGGTAAGACATTTGAAGTAAATGAAGTAGGTATTTTTGCACCGGGACCAAGACCAATTGAAGAATTAAGAGCCGGTGATGTTGGTTATATAACTGCAAGCATAAAAAATGTAAAAAACTGCAGAGTTGGAGATACAATAACCCATGCTGATAATCCTTGTGATAAGCCACTTCCGGGTTATAAAAAAGCTACACCTATGGTTTATTGTGGTATTTATCCTGCTGAAGGTGAAAAATACGAAAATATAAGAGATGCTTTAGAGAAACTTCAACTTAATGATGCAGCTCTTGAATTTGAACCTGAAACATCTGTTGCACTAGGCTTTGGATTTAGATGTGGTTTTTTAGGATTACTTCACATGGAAATAATTCAGCAGAGATTGGAAAGAGAATTTGATTTGGATATTATAACTACTTCACCGAGTGTTATATATAAAGTTGTAAAATCAAATGGAGAAGAAATTATGATTCAAAATCCTACGAATTTACCTCCACAAAGTGAAATAGCTTATATGGAAGAACCGATAGTCGAAGCAAGCATAATTATACCTAATGAATATGTAGGAAATGTGATGGAACTCTGTCAGGATAGAAGAGGAACACTATTAAATATGGAATATTTAGATCAGAGAAGAGTAGTACTTCACTATGAACTTCCATTAAATGAAGTGATTTATGACTTTTTTGACGCACTTAAATCAAAGACGAAAGGCTACGGTTCATTTGACTATGAATTTAAAGAATACAGAAAGTCTAAGTTAGTTAAATTGGATATACTGTTAAACAAAGAAGTAATAGATGCATTTTCTTTAATAGTACATGAAAGTAAAGCTTACTCAAGAGGAAGAATAATATGCGAGAAATTAAAAGAAGTTATTCCTAGACATATGTTTGCAATACCTATTCAGGCAGCTATAGGTTCAAAAGTAATAGCTAGAGAAACTATTAAAGCACTTAGAAAAGATGTTTTAGCAAAATGTTATGGAGGAGATATTTCACGTAAGAGGAAACTTTTAGAAAAACAAAAAGAAGGAAAGAAAAAGATGAGACAACTTGGTAGTGTAGAAGTTCCTCAAGAAGCTTTTCTATCAGTATTAAAATATGATGATAAAAATTAG
- a CDS encoding ECF transporter S component yields MPNVKTRDLTILGLLIALVAVSTMAIQIPVPATEGYIHLGDSMIFLAAVFFGSRYGMIAGGIGSSIADILTGYTHWAIPTLIIKGLMGYIVGKIADNERYDLINLRNIISLIIGALWMVIGYYFGGAVLKGSFLVPLASIPSNLIQGFGGAVLFLPIGIALKKTDIFKKYAHK; encoded by the coding sequence ATGCCTAACGTTAAAACAAGAGATTTGACAATTTTAGGGCTTTTAATAGCTTTAGTTGCAGTTTCTACAATGGCAATACAAATTCCAGTGCCAGCAACAGAAGGATATATACATCTTGGCGACAGTATGATATTTTTAGCAGCGGTGTTTTTTGGTTCAAGATATGGTATGATTGCAGGCGGGATAGGTTCATCTATTGCAGATATATTGACCGGTTATACACATTGGGCAATTCCTACATTGATTATAAAAGGGTTAATGGGATATATAGTAGGGAAAATTGCAGATAATGAAAGATATGATTTAATAAATTTAAGAAATATTATTTCATTGATAATAGGTGCCTTATGGATGGTTATAGGTTATTATTTTGGTGGTGCAGTACTGAAAGGAAGTTTTCTAGTACCATTAGCTAGTATTCCATCTAATTTAATACAAGGATTTGGAGGAGCTGTACTCTTTTTGCCAATTGGAATAGCTTTAAAAAAGACGGATATTTTTAAAAAATATGCTCATAAATAA
- the holA gene encoding DNA polymerase III subunit delta, producing the protein MDYKVFLNDIQNKELARLYLLYGNEKYLLDKALHNLKKTYINSVNENFNYVYYEEFKDGIDELIDSCETLPFMGEKRIIIVNNEDFFSSKKNVLGGEEEKLISYFNNMPETTCLIFISGSNVDKRKKLFKEVKKVGKILEFARLKRQDLAKWISRYIKEKKKSIEINDLQVLIDLLGYLDSNSNKTLYDVENELKKLCNFTVEKTKIEIDDIEKIISRPVENNIFELVDAVGEKNGSRALKIFNNMLVAGEPEGRILYMIIRQFKILNLVKLMVDKGYTTIAIAPRLSLPQYIVKKYLRQANSFSQKDLINILNNGLKADKDIKNGKMPPKLAIEILIAESCKI; encoded by the coding sequence ATGGATTATAAAGTATTTTTAAACGATATACAAAATAAAGAATTGGCAAGATTATATTTATTATATGGAAATGAAAAATATTTATTAGATAAAGCCCTACATAATCTTAAAAAGACATATATTAATTCTGTCAATGAAAATTTTAATTATGTATATTATGAAGAATTTAAAGATGGTATAGATGAGCTTATAGATTCGTGTGAAACACTGCCTTTTATGGGAGAAAAGAGGATAATTATAGTTAATAATGAAGATTTTTTTAGCAGTAAGAAGAATGTTTTGGGTGGTGAAGAGGAAAAATTAATTAGTTATTTTAATAATATGCCGGAAACAACATGTTTAATATTTATAAGTGGAAGTAATGTTGATAAAAGAAAAAAGTTATTTAAAGAAGTAAAAAAAGTAGGTAAGATTTTAGAGTTTGCTAGATTAAAGAGACAAGATTTAGCAAAATGGATAAGTAGATACATTAAAGAAAAGAAAAAAAGCATTGAAATTAATGATTTACAAGTATTAATAGATTTATTGGGCTATTTAGATAGTAATTCAAATAAAACATTATATGATGTTGAAAATGAATTAAAAAAATTGTGTAATTTTACTGTCGAAAAGACAAAAATTGAAATAGATGATATTGAAAAGATTATTAGCAGACCAGTTGAAAATAATATTTTTGAATTAGTTGATGCGGTAGGAGAAAAAAATGGCAGTAGAGCACTTAAAATTTTTAATAATATGTTAGTAGCAGGAGAACCCGAAGGAAGAATTCTCTATATGATAATTAGACAATTTAAAATATTGAATTTAGTTAAGTTGATGGTTGATAAGGGTTATACGACAATAGCAATTGCACCAAGGTTATCACTACCTCAATATATCGTTAAAAAATATTTAAGACAAGCAAATAGTTTTTCGCAAAAAGATTTGATTAATATCTTAAATAACGGACTAAAGGCAGATAAGGATATAAAGAATGGTAAAATGCCTCCAAAATTGGCTATAGAGATATTGATAGCAGAAAGTTGTAAAATATAA
- the spoIIP gene encoding stage II sporulation protein P, with protein MKILKKYDIIKCLMILITFTMIITGLNVILINEKVCIAKADDKKIQSFNQDSETFKKNIFIHIFNKSLAVLELDYKEKIGNNSDSFVKYAFNKIINFDYKNPKSYLKAQISLLKGVEDEIKIASKDSEEINSEDYDTSDIYIPEEYSNQKAVVDDEDYYKEPEKNTTFEANSFQIEKSNQTKQDKKSIENISSSSPKNLKIISTPVPPPEKIEHDKNKPLILIYHTHGTEAYYPEKIGNYHSLNSKYTVIRVGDILTKYLLDKGYKVIHDTTIHDYPSYQGSYKRSLQTMKKYIKDNPDLKIFIDIHRDGIDKIAEIEKNQKKKYDEMRKNSYIRINGEKVSRFALVVGGGNKNVDKLKRFAYYIKAVSDELYPGLSRPVILKNRRYNRYNQFMSNYCVLFEVGSNLNTIDESVRAAKYIGEVLDKSLKGFVKLN; from the coding sequence ATGAAAATACTAAAAAAATATGATATTATCAAATGTCTTATGATTTTAATAACTTTTACAATGATAATTACAGGATTGAATGTAATACTAATAAATGAAAAAGTGTGTATTGCTAAAGCTGATGATAAAAAAATACAATCTTTTAATCAAGATAGTGAAACTTTTAAGAAAAATATATTCATTCATATATTTAATAAATCTTTAGCAGTCCTTGAATTAGATTATAAAGAGAAGATAGGAAATAATTCTGACAGTTTTGTAAAATATGCTTTTAATAAAATAATAAATTTTGATTATAAAAATCCAAAATCTTATCTTAAAGCACAAATTTCTTTATTAAAAGGAGTAGAAGATGAAATTAAAATAGCATCAAAAGATAGTGAAGAAATTAATAGTGAAGATTATGATACGAGTGATATATATATACCTGAAGAATATTCAAATCAAAAGGCGGTAGTAGATGATGAAGATTATTATAAAGAACCAGAAAAAAATACAACTTTTGAAGCAAATAGTTTTCAAATAGAAAAATCAAATCAAACTAAACAGGATAAAAAGAGTATAGAAAATATTTCAAGCTCTTCACCTAAAAATCTCAAAATTATTAGCACACCAGTTCCGCCGCCAGAAAAAATTGAACATGATAAAAATAAACCCCTTATTTTAATTTATCATACACATGGTACTGAGGCATATTATCCGGAAAAAATTGGAAACTATCATTCTTTAAACAGTAAGTATACAGTTATAAGAGTTGGAGATATTCTGACAAAATATTTGCTTGATAAAGGTTATAAAGTAATTCATGATACTACAATTCATGATTATCCATCATATCAAGGTTCTTATAAACGTTCACTTCAGACTATGAAAAAATATATAAAAGACAATCCGGATTTAAAAATATTTATTGATATACATAGAGACGGAATTGATAAAATTGCCGAGATAGAAAAAAATCAGAAAAAAAAATATGATGAAATGCGAAAAAACAGTTATATAAGAATAAATGGTGAAAAAGTCAGCAGATTTGCACTTGTAGTTGGTGGAGGAAATAAAAATGTAGATAAACTAAAGAGATTTGCCTATTATATTAAAGCTGTAAGTGATGAATTATATCCAGGGTTATCTAGACCGGTTATATTAAAAAATAGAAGATATAACAGATATAATCAGTTTATGTCAAATTATTGTGTTTTATTTGAGGTAGGAAGCAATTTAAATACAATAGATGAGTCAGTAAGAGCTGCAAAATATATAGGAGAAGTATTAGATAAATCGCTAAAGGGATTTGTTAAATTAAATTAA
- the rpsT gene encoding 30S ribosomal protein S20, with protein MANIKSAKKRIKVIAKRTAINKRRKSIIKTAIRRFEEALAAGDLALATERFRYAQKKINQVAAKNTIHKNKAARKISRLAKKLNELQKAAQ; from the coding sequence TTGGCAAATATTAAGTCAGCTAAAAAGAGAATTAAAGTTATAGCTAAGAGAACAGCTATAAATAAGAGAAGAAAATCTATCATAAAAACAGCTATAAGAAGATTTGAAGAAGCTCTTGCAGCTGGAGACTTAGCTTTAGCTACAGAAAGATTTAGATATGCTCAAAAGAAAATTAATCAAGTAGCTGCAAAAAATACTATTCATAAGAATAAAGCTGCTAGAAAAATATCAAGATTAGCTAAAAAATTAAATGAGCTTCAAAAGGCAGCTCAGTAA